The following proteins come from a genomic window of Ignavibacteria bacterium:
- a CDS encoding dihydrofolate reductase, with translation MSKLKVLCFGVSVDGFGAGAGQSLENPMGNNGMALHEWFFPTNTFQKMHGQMQNGDKTEGILGIDDDFADKGFHNIGAWIMGRNMFTPERGPWKDFSWKGWWGENPPYHTSVYVLTHYARPPIEMAGGTTFYFVTDGIETALEMAKEKAGGKDIRLGGGVETVKQYLKAKLLDEMHIAIAPVLLNSGENLFTNVNLNELGYKCVEFTPSKKALHLVFKKYI, from the coding sequence ATGAGCAAATTAAAAGTATTGTGCTTTGGAGTTTCTGTTGATGGATTTGGAGCTGGAGCCGGTCAGAGTCTGGAAAACCCTATGGGGAATAATGGAATGGCGCTGCACGAATGGTTTTTTCCCACCAATACTTTCCAGAAGATGCACGGCCAAATGCAGAATGGAGATAAAACTGAAGGGATTTTGGGGATAGATGATGACTTTGCTGATAAAGGTTTCCATAATATTGGTGCCTGGATTATGGGACGAAATATGTTTACGCCGGAAAGAGGTCCATGGAAAGATTTCTCATGGAAGGGATGGTGGGGAGAAAATCCTCCTTACCACACTTCCGTTTATGTTTTGACACACTATGCAAGGCCCCCTATTGAAATGGCAGGTGGAACTACTTTTTATTTTGTTACCGATGGAATAGAAACTGCCCTGGAAATGGCAAAAGAAAAAGCTGGCGGGAAAGATATTCGTCTGGGCGGAGGTGTTGAAACTGTTAAACAGTATCTGAAGGCAAAACTGTTGGATGAAATGCATATAGCCATAGCACCAGTTCTTTTGAACTCAGGTGAGAACTTATTTACAAACGTTAATTTAAACGAGCTTGGCTACAAGTGTGTAGAGTTTACTCCCTCAAAAAAAGCTTTACATCTGGTTTTCAAAAAATATATTTAG
- a CDS encoding IS256 family transposase codes for MSTKLNASSQKNKLFEEMLKMEEGGGDLFRESFKRGMEKLLQESLEGEVTDFLGRSWYEHNGSEGRRKGYRNGYYDRQVKTSEGLLELRQPRVRDTDEEFRSRILERLDSLEDNLKYLSREMYIRGMSTRDIEDTFRDDSGEALLSKSSVSRLNSEMTREYEEFTCRDLSELDVVYLFIDGVYEAVRRFTGNRALLCAWGICSDGTKRLIHVAAVESESKASWEVFFLDMTSRGLRHPLLVVSDGGKGAGSAIVKSFPKADRQRCLAHKMRNIASKLPRDRQTEVISKVKGIYYATDYEAAKTMASDFIDKNIDNYPSAVKCFSEDLEACLVNLKYPLGHRKFIRTTNLLERAFEEEKRRTKVFPQHASEKALTGLVFSVLYRASQNWKRIGMRDDELKILKNIRKLMTNEESTGDYISYRLAA; via the coding sequence ATGAGCACAAAGTTAAATGCATCCAGTCAGAAAAACAAATTATTTGAGGAAATGTTAAAGATGGAAGAAGGAGGAGGTGACCTCTTCCGGGAGTCCTTTAAGCGAGGAATGGAAAAGCTCCTTCAGGAAAGCCTTGAAGGAGAGGTGACGGACTTCCTGGGGCGCAGCTGGTATGAGCACAACGGTTCAGAGGGAAGAAGAAAAGGCTACCGCAACGGCTACTATGACAGGCAGGTAAAGACAAGCGAGGGCCTCCTGGAACTTAGACAGCCCAGAGTAAGGGACACCGATGAAGAGTTCAGGAGCAGGATCTTAGAAAGGCTGGATAGCCTGGAGGACAATCTAAAGTACCTATCCCGTGAGATGTACATAAGGGGCATGTCCACGCGTGACATAGAGGATACCTTTAGAGATGATAGCGGAGAGGCACTTCTGTCCAAGAGCTCCGTAAGCCGCCTAAACTCTGAAATGACAAGGGAATATGAGGAATTTACCTGCCGTGACCTGTCGGAACTTGACGTGGTCTACCTCTTTATTGACGGGGTTTATGAGGCTGTTCGCAGGTTTACGGGTAATAGGGCACTCCTCTGTGCCTGGGGCATATGCTCTGACGGGACAAAGCGCTTAATCCACGTAGCAGCTGTTGAAAGTGAGAGTAAGGCATCCTGGGAGGTGTTCTTTCTGGATATGACAAGCCGTGGTCTCAGGCATCCGCTTCTTGTTGTAAGTGACGGGGGTAAAGGGGCAGGTTCGGCCATAGTAAAAAGCTTCCCCAAGGCTGACCGCCAGAGGTGCCTGGCACATAAGATGAGGAACATTGCATCCAAGCTCCCAAGGGACCGCCAGACGGAAGTCATCTCTAAAGTAAAGGGGATCTATTATGCCACAGATTACGAGGCTGCAAAGACCATGGCATCTGACTTCATTGACAAGAATATTGACAACTACCCCTCTGCTGTCAAGTGCTTCAGTGAGGACCTGGAGGCATGCCTTGTCAATCTCAAGTATCCCTTAGGCCACAGGAAGTTCATTCGCACTACGAACCTCCTGGAAAGGGCATTTGAGGAGGAGAAAAGAAGGACCAAGGTGTTTCCCCAGCATGCAAGTGAGAAGGCCCTTACGGGTCTGGTCTTCTCAGTTCTCTACAGGGCATCACAGAACTGGAAGAGAATTGGGATGAGGGATGATGAACTGAAAATACTGAAGAACATCAGAAAACTGATGACGAATGAAGAATCAACCGGGGACTATATTTCATATAGATTGGCAGCGTAG
- a CDS encoding alpha/beta hydrolase codes for MPEVKTDRAIIHYIEKGTGGVTLLFIHGWGINSSYWNDQLEYFSKDYRVIAIDLPGFGKSKSDRNQWTRQNYGQDIIDFIDKLSLKNVILIGHSMSGDVILEAALKNHNEIKGIIGIDNFKMLDVAFTPEQIEEITSMSKAIVNDYKNSVPFFAETLFHPETPADVRKRVTDDFVNSDEKVALATLFDMMEYFKILNERVSKLNYKLHLVNSDFGPTNTQGLEKYCPKSFDVSYIHATGHYPMIEKPEEFNKILEMVIKK; via the coding sequence ATGCCAGAGGTTAAAACCGATAGAGCAATTATCCATTATATTGAAAAGGGAACAGGTGGAGTAACTTTACTTTTTATTCATGGCTGGGGAATTAACAGCAGCTACTGGAATGATCAGTTAGAATATTTTTCTAAGGATTATAGGGTAATTGCAATTGATCTCCCGGGCTTTGGAAAATCAAAGTCGGATAGAAATCAGTGGACAAGACAGAACTATGGGCAGGATATAATTGATTTCATTGATAAGCTTAGCCTAAAGAATGTTATACTTATCGGCCATTCAATGAGCGGCGACGTGATACTGGAAGCCGCACTTAAAAACCACAATGAGATTAAAGGAATAATTGGAATTGATAATTTCAAGATGCTTGACGTTGCCTTTACACCCGAACAGATTGAAGAGATAACCTCAATGTCAAAGGCAATTGTAAATGATTACAAGAATTCGGTTCCTTTTTTTGCGGAAACCTTGTTCCATCCTGAAACTCCTGCTGATGTAAGAAAAAGGGTAACAGATGATTTTGTTAATTCGGATGAGAAGGTTGCTTTGGCAACTTTGTTCGATATGATGGAATATTTTAAGATCTTGAACGAAAGAGTATCCAAACTTAATTATAAGCTGCATCTTGTCAATAGTGACTTTGGACCCACCAATACTCAGGGTCTTGAGAAGTACTGCCCGAAATCATTTGACGTAAGCTACATTCATGCAACCGGGCATTACCCGATGATAGAAAAGCCTGAGGAGTTTAATAAAATACTGGAAATGGTAATTAAAAAGTAA
- a CDS encoding VOC family protein: protein MSSVSIYLNFKGNTEEAFNFYKSVFGGDFMSLQRFRDTPEAGKIAEKDRDKIMHIALPILNGYLLMATDTLESMGQKLTVGNNFSIVLYLDSEQEVNRLFDLLSSGGKAQVKPEKAFWGAYFGMTTDRFGIQWMLSYGSSVPQ, encoded by the coding sequence ATGTCATCGGTAAGTATATATCTGAATTTTAAGGGCAATACGGAAGAGGCGTTTAACTTTTATAAATCGGTCTTTGGCGGTGATTTTATGTCCCTGCAGCGCTTTAGGGATACACCGGAAGCCGGTAAAATTGCAGAAAAGGACCGGGATAAAATTATGCATATTGCACTGCCGATCCTTAATGGTTATTTGCTAATGGCAACTGATACTTTGGAATCAATGGGCCAAAAATTAACTGTAGGAAACAATTTTTCTATAGTTCTCTATTTGGATAGTGAACAGGAAGTAAACAGACTTTTTGACCTCCTCTCTTCAGGCGGCAAAGCACAAGTTAAGCCTGAGAAAGCCTTTTGGGGCGCTTATTTTGGAATGACCACTGACAGGTTTGGAATTCAGTGGATGCTAAGTTATGGCAGCAGCGTACCTCAGTAA